One genomic segment of Chitinophaga sancti includes these proteins:
- a CDS encoding gliding motility-associated C-terminal domain-containing protein, with amino-acid sequence MRNLYLIFVVLLVLLGSITAQASTPFTFNSTCQNDSIRFIIASADRDGIDSVKWYYGDPASGRYDSSKAINGVHLYSTLGDYTITLVAYRSGVEDISTNLVTIVAPVPYDFGPTDSTLCEGTTITLTAPYVAGASYLWQDSSTGQSIVVDTMQTYKVKINGCLVPDSMNVFYTPEPEIELGNDVVLCLNEYLQLDATAQNCTFSWNTGETTPDIVVHSDTARAPFMYIVNANAKGCGIFSDSITISFAGTEHPYSLGPDTLLCPDETVIINGSTSGATAYLWSTGATTPTVSASRPADLWCYATINNTCNVIDTIRVRYNALRNVNLGNDTIICKGEKLILTADFGTGTYRWQDTSKQATYYVTKTGYYYVRAQIGRCVSSDTVHVQIEDTLRVSLGRDTVLCNGEIYTLYPKGAGNNYKWQDSSTVALYKVNTAGIYAVVAQNTCGTAIDSVEVGFKDCECQVWLPSGFSPNGDGSNDLFRPKYRCPLQSFSISVYDRWGAQIYYTTDPDIGWTGTRNGTRVPVGTYVWVMEYTVQKTGEHIRKTGAITVIH; translated from the coding sequence ATGAGAAACCTATATCTAATTTTTGTTGTATTACTCGTTTTACTCGGTTCAATCACCGCGCAGGCGTCTACGCCTTTTACCTTCAACTCAACCTGCCAAAACGATAGTATTCGTTTTATCATTGCTAGCGCTGACCGTGACGGCATCGACTCCGTCAAATGGTATTATGGCGATCCGGCATCCGGCAGGTACGATTCTTCCAAGGCCATCAACGGGGTTCACCTTTACAGCACCCTTGGCGACTATACCATTACCCTGGTTGCTTACCGGAGTGGTGTGGAAGACATTTCGACCAATTTGGTCACCATCGTGGCACCCGTACCTTACGACTTTGGTCCTACCGACTCTACCCTCTGCGAAGGCACTACCATTACCCTGACCGCTCCTTATGTAGCCGGGGCCTCCTACCTGTGGCAGGACAGCTCCACCGGTCAGAGCATCGTGGTAGATACCATGCAGACTTACAAGGTAAAGATCAATGGTTGCCTGGTACCTGATTCCATGAACGTATTCTATACCCCGGAACCGGAAATAGAACTGGGAAACGACGTGGTGCTTTGTCTCAATGAATACTTGCAACTGGACGCTACCGCCCAGAACTGTACTTTCTCCTGGAATACGGGAGAAACTACGCCGGATATCGTTGTTCATAGCGACACCGCCCGTGCGCCATTCATGTATATCGTGAATGCCAACGCCAAAGGTTGCGGTATTTTTAGCGACAGTATCACTATTTCATTTGCTGGCACTGAGCATCCATACTCACTGGGTCCGGATACTTTATTATGCCCTGACGAAACAGTGATTATCAATGGCAGTACTTCCGGGGCAACAGCTTACCTGTGGAGCACCGGTGCTACCACCCCCACGGTGTCTGCCAGCCGCCCGGCAGATTTGTGGTGCTATGCTACAATCAATAACACCTGTAATGTGATCGATACCATCCGGGTACGTTACAATGCCCTGCGCAATGTAAACCTCGGTAATGATACCATCATCTGTAAAGGTGAAAAACTTATATTGACTGCCGATTTCGGCACCGGTACCTACCGCTGGCAGGATACCAGTAAGCAGGCCACCTATTATGTAACCAAAACCGGTTATTATTATGTGCGTGCACAGATAGGCAGATGTGTATCCAGTGATACGGTTCATGTACAGATCGAAGATACCCTGCGCGTAAGCCTGGGTAGAGACACGGTGCTATGCAACGGAGAGATTTATACCCTGTATCCAAAAGGTGCGGGCAATAACTATAAATGGCAGGACAGTAGTACGGTAGCACTCTACAAAGTGAATACCGCCGGCATCTATGCCGTCGTGGCGCAAAATACCTGTGGTACAGCGATTGATTCTGTGGAAGTAGGGTTTAAGGATTGTGAATGTCAGGTATGGTTACCAAGTGGTTTTAGCCCGAATGGAGATGGGAGCAATGATCTGTTCCGACCGAAATACAGGTGCCCCCTGCAGTCGTTTTCGATTAGTGTATATGATAGATGGGGTGCGCAGATCTACTATACCACAGATCCGGATATTGGCTGGACAGGTACGAGGAACGGAACAAGGGTACCAGTCGGAACATATGTGTGGGTGATGGAGTATACAGTGCAGAAAACAGGAGAACACATTAGAAAAACAGGCGCCATCACGGTTATACATTAA
- a CDS encoding RluA family pseudouridine synthase, giving the protein MTEDLIELDDELESGEGSEELYERVNIVADKGQEPLRIDKFLMNRVEGATRNKIQQACESGWVIVNDKPVKSNYKVKAFDKIVVMTSKNPENTDVIPEQLDLNIVFEDEDIMIINKQPGMVVHPGCGNYTGTLVNGLAWYLGGQNAEVTEPEIPRFGLVHRIDKNTSGLLVIAKSEKAMNDLAKQFFDHTVQRRYIALVWGDFEEDEGTVEAHVGRHQRFRKIMDAYPEGEYGKDAITHYKVLERFNYVTLIECRLETGRTHQIRVHMQHIGHSLFNDDTYGGNRILKGTVFNKYKQFVENCFELMPRHALHAQTLGFIHPRTRKPVHFESPMPEDFKAVLEKWRRYISARPLED; this is encoded by the coding sequence ATGACCGAAGATCTGATTGAACTGGATGATGAGCTGGAAAGCGGCGAAGGCAGTGAAGAGCTATATGAGCGTGTCAATATTGTTGCCGACAAGGGACAAGAGCCTCTTCGTATCGATAAATTCCTGATGAACAGGGTAGAAGGTGCTACCCGCAACAAAATTCAGCAGGCCTGCGAATCAGGTTGGGTCATTGTCAATGATAAACCCGTCAAGTCCAACTATAAAGTCAAAGCCTTCGACAAGATCGTGGTAATGACGAGCAAGAATCCTGAGAATACAGATGTAATACCAGAACAGCTGGACCTGAATATTGTATTTGAGGATGAAGACATTATGATTATCAACAAGCAACCAGGAATGGTAGTACATCCGGGTTGCGGAAACTATACCGGTACCCTGGTAAACGGGCTGGCCTGGTACCTGGGTGGTCAGAACGCTGAGGTCACGGAGCCTGAAATCCCCCGTTTTGGCCTTGTACACCGTATTGATAAGAATACCAGTGGTTTGCTCGTCATTGCCAAATCAGAAAAGGCGATGAATGACCTGGCAAAGCAATTCTTTGACCACACAGTACAGCGCCGGTACATTGCCCTGGTATGGGGAGATTTTGAAGAAGATGAAGGAACGGTTGAAGCCCACGTAGGTCGCCACCAACGTTTCAGAAAGATCATGGATGCATATCCTGAAGGAGAATATGGAAAAGACGCTATCACCCACTACAAGGTGCTGGAACGCTTTAACTATGTCACACTCATTGAGTGCCGGCTGGAAACGGGTCGTACCCACCAGATCAGGGTGCACATGCAGCATATCGGGCATTCCCTGTTCAACGACGATACCTATGGCGGTAACCGTATTCTGAAAGGCACCGTTTTTAATAAATACAAGCAATTTGTGGAGAACTGCTTTGAGCTCATGCCAAGACATGCCCTGCATGCCCAGACTTTAGGCTTTATTCATCCACGTACCCGCAAGCCTGTCCATTTTGAGAGTCCAATGCCGGAAGATTTTAAAGCGGTGTTAGAAAAATGGAGAAGATATATCTCTGCAAGGCCGCTGGAAGATTAG